The genomic stretch CGCCAAGGCCTACTCTCACCGCCGATATCAGACCAAGGGAAACCGAAGCCCATGCCCATTCCAGACGCCATCCGAACCGAAGCCGAAGCCCATCTCGACCAGTATTGCGTGGGCCTGATTCCCAAGCACGTCCAAGACCAGATTCGCATAGGCTATGTCGCCAAGGGAATGGCCATAACCCTGTTCGAGCTGCGGCCAGGTTGGAAGGACAAGACCATCTGGACCAAGTCCGACATCGCCAAAGTCAGGTATACGATGGCCTACGGCGAATGGACGCTGTATTTCAAGGACAGGAACGAGAAATGGCACATCTACGAGCCCTTGCCCCCAACTGCCGACTTCGAAGTGGTGCTTCAGGAGATCAAGGCAGACCCGACTGGGATTTTCTGGGGCTGAAGACCGTAGGGACACTCATTCATGCGACTATTGAACTTTTTCGCACTCCGCCCTGATCACGGAAACGACTTCTTCGATGCACCTTTTGATGTCGGCTAATTTGCGGGTCAATTCAGAAAACGGAAGGAATTCGCTCGGCGACATATGGCCAATGCCTGAGAGGCCGAATCTGGCATCTATGGCGTGCAACTTGCCCCAGTAATCCGAAGTGATCCTATCCACAAGCGTTTCGCTGAATCCCCATCTCTGAAGTTGCTGTTGCATATGACAGGTATTGTAAACCCGACCTTGCTTCTCAATGGCCAAAACGCTGACGCTCAGGCTGTCGCCATCTGGATGAGGCACCTTGAGCATTAACGCTGCCGCCTTAAATTCAGGCTCAAGGCCGATTTCATTAACCAAGCCTGTATAAAACCCCTGAATCTGGTTTCGACAGTCCCTGCCGGCAAACGACTCTATGGTTTCGAGGAATTTCCCCTCACTTAGAATAGTGCGACCTGGTTTTGTGATGGGAGCCTCTGCTGAAACAATTGGCTTAACAGAGACTTGTTTCTCAAGGCCATCGGCAAAGTCTATGCGAACATATGCCCTCTCTACTGGCTGAATTTCCTGAATGATTCGGGGGACAACTATAATCCCTTTGCCACCTGCTTCAAATTGGTAGCAGGACAGTTCAACCAAGCCGACAAAGTAATGCAGATGTGGCGAATCCTTGCAAAGATGGTCAACCAGTTCCTGAAGGCGGCTTTCTATCCCGTCTCCAACGATCAGGGCTATGACTTCTCCCCGAGCCAGGGCTCTGTTGACTCGATCCGTAATGAAGGCCTCGTCAATTTCATCCGCCGATATTTCATTGAGGGCTTCAAGTATATTCGCTTTCTTGGGGCCGAACTTCCCATTGGACAATCCCCATTGGTCTGCGAACCAACGAAAGTCCTTTTTGACGACATCTTTTACATAGTCGAGCGTCTGGGATAACACCTCACGGCGGGCTTCTGAATTCCTCCAGAGTTTTGTCTCAACGATGACGGGATAGCCCGCTGTGGATAAATATAGGTTGTCTATAGAACCCGCCGAAACAGAGACCTCTCGCCCAATGCATAATAGGGAGCCAACATCATCGAC from Spartobacteria bacterium encodes the following:
- a CDS encoding DUF3024 domain-containing protein translates to MPIPDAIRTEAEAHLDQYCVGLIPKHVQDQIRIGYVAKGMAITLFELRPGWKDKTIWTKSDIAKVRYTMAYGEWTLYFKDRNEKWHIYEPLPPTADFEVVLQEIKADPTGIFWG